In a single window of the Gossypium hirsutum isolate 1008001.06 chromosome D02, Gossypium_hirsutum_v2.1, whole genome shotgun sequence genome:
- the LOC121214562 gene encoding protein MAINTENANCE OF MERISTEMS-like: protein MTSLIRTDRHISDAANNTDSYRLLRGRTSVWKTAPDARLMPYLEQAGFGSAALIRSSDVRYDLIFALLRLPIDGSLVTGVSSFTDPAALCYELLGDSPGDGEKNFTGLQFTWLKAKFGQLSATATEGELMCAARAYIMYIVGGVIMSDANNDKVHLMYLPLLADLSTVSSYSWGSAVLAMLYQELCRVTNPDVVDMGGCLPLLQS from the exons ATGACTTCATTGATTCGAACCGATAGACACATATCTGATGCGGCTAATAACAcg GACTCGTACCGATTATTAAGGGGTCGTACTAGTGTTTGGAAAACGGCTCCGGATGCACGATTGATGCCGTACTTGGAGCAAGCCGGATTTGGGTCAGCAGCACTGATCCGGTCCTCCGACGTGCGCTATGATTTAATATTTGCGCTA CTTAGGCTCCCAATTGACGGGAGTCTCGTAACGGGAGTATCTTCATTTACCGATCCGGCTGCACTTTGTTATGAGCTCCTGGGGGACTCGCCAGGGGACGGTGAGAAAAATTTTACAGGCTTACAATTTACATGGCTGAAAGCCAAATTTGGACAATTATCAGCCACTGCCACTGAAGGTGAGTTGATGTGTGCTGCTCGAGCGTACATCATGTATATCGTAGGGGGAGTAATCATGTCTGATGCAAACAACGACAAGGTGCATTTGATGTATTTGCCCCTATTAGCTGATTTGTCTACTGTTAGCTCATATAGCTGGGGCTCCGCCGTTCTAGCAATGTTGTACCAGGAGCTTTGTCGGGTGACAAACCCGGATGTTGTAGACATGGGCGGATGCCTCCCACTGCTGCAGTCCTAG